One region of Gloeocapsopsis sp. IPPAS B-1203 genomic DNA includes:
- a CDS encoding DUF29 domain-containing protein, with the protein MKPETAYAKARDLYDRDFVAWSDEQALLLEQERYSELDLIHLIEEVRDLGKRERDAIESQLERLLLHLLKWEYQPSKRTSSWEISIKDARKQIRRLIEKYPVLAKHLENENTIYLCYKHALEDAADETGYSANTFPPESPYLLEQALDSDFLPESTAE; encoded by the coding sequence ATGAAACCTGAAACGGCTTACGCTAAAGCCCGTGACTTATACGATCGCGATTTTGTCGCGTGGTCAGACGAGCAAGCTTTGCTATTAGAACAAGAGCGATACAGCGAACTGGACTTGATTCACTTAATCGAAGAGGTGCGCGACTTGGGAAAAAGAGAACGCGACGCGATTGAAAGTCAGTTAGAGCGGTTATTGCTGCACCTACTCAAATGGGAATATCAACCGTCTAAAAGGACGAGTAGCTGGGAAATCTCAATCAAAGACGCAAGAAAACAAATTCGACGCCTGATCGAGAAATATCCTGTTCTCGCCAAACATCTAGAAAACGAAAACACCATCTATTTGTGCTACAAACACGCACTAGAAGACGCGGCGGATGAAACTGGATACAGCGCGAATACTTTCCCGCCAGAGTCCCCCTACTTGTTAGAGCAAGCGCTCGATTCGGATTTCTTACCCGAATCGACAGCCGAATAA
- a CDS encoding glycosyltransferase, with amino-acid sequence MSTHNGEKYLPLCIESILSQTYPDFNLVVWNDGSSDNSLYIAKKYASFDSRVKVVNQKQQGFTQSLSQALKMTSNKYLAWVDSDDLILPTCLEETVSFLESNPKYGMVYTQYFDIDEQGDKLGLGHRCKYQYSQDELLKLFITFHFRLIKRIAFEAIGGINETYKFAADYDLCLRLSETCDIYNLQKPLCCYRRHQDQISNTFRRQQSYFAQKAINSATVRRNASQSL; translated from the coding sequence GTGTCTACACATAACGGTGAAAAATATCTACCTTTATGTATTGAAAGTATACTTTCACAAACATATCCTGACTTTAATTTAGTTGTTTGGAATGATGGTTCTTCCGATAACTCACTCTATATTGCTAAAAAGTATGCAAGCTTTGACTCTAGAGTGAAAGTTGTTAATCAAAAACAACAAGGCTTTACTCAATCGCTGAGTCAAGCGCTGAAAATGACAAGTAATAAATATTTAGCTTGGGTAGATAGTGATGACTTGATTCTGCCGACCTGTTTAGAAGAAACAGTTAGCTTTCTAGAAAGCAACCCCAAATATGGAATGGTTTATACACAATATTTTGATATTGATGAACAAGGAGACAAGCTAGGGCTAGGACACCGATGTAAATATCAATACAGTCAAGATGAATTATTGAAGCTTTTTATTACTTTCCACTTCCGGTTAATTAAAAGAATTGCTTTTGAAGCTATTGGAGGGATTAACGAAACGTACAAGTTTGCAGCAGATTACGATTTGTGTTTAAGGTTATCAGAAACTTGCGATATCTATAATTTACAAAAGCCTTTGTGTTGTTACAGGAGACATCAAGACCAAATTTCAAATACATTTCGTAGGCAACAAAGTTACTTTGCTCAAAAAGCAATTAATTCAGCAACTGTGAGGAGAAATGCTAGTCAATCCTTATAA
- a CDS encoding DUF5906 domain-containing protein → MQEYNRTTQPRLTEVTKSEPCIHCGKPDWCYRLGELTVCKRDVEPADGWHRTEKADRDGSYFYAPNIPLKPIRAASKQEFFYPDREGNQLLKVVRIDDGNGKKSFAQYHWNGKRWLKGCPQEIRSRIPIYRYQQIKKAIAAGRTIFFVEGEGVADALHKLGLAATTTLGGSGKYRAYGGYLDDLKGADIVLCPDRDQPGLKHMEMVAEEFPDARWLYAPPGEFYWQNLVPSSGLDVSDWISDGATKEDIVSAINTNKISLLSHASARKIKEEKSQYIDSNNHQLTVPSADEVYTQKALDALYSDTNWIAVDKQLYRWTGTHYELVSEAAEKARISRWCNSTPVQRNSDNWSYSYAKSSYVEAIWNWLIVSFAVDPALVNPPGLNCLNGVLKIEWRLNVPSWTLVPHDPAVMYTYVGQFEFDPNADPTNCDRLLACLDQPQQEIFIKTLAASLDLKTVRSYRGRSIKALLCKGDGNNGKDSLREVVQLLYGVGVISATVGDFQSYDQGRKFTLAKLEGARISWSSENSSVNQLDNLQSLKAAITGEPLDLERKGVDERVMLPTAVFLFNINNVPNLQASLEAIQSRWAVLSFTKTFKVNADPNKGEIEADPRFRYDPQFLQREVVPALLNKMLAVLPEVAAKAIDYICTEAALEVIQEETNHLWAFARQTGLDYQVGGKVYINDLWQRLRDWYIANGTLVVTTDDKGKQKNEWHEQPRRGDRNIKAANQVYQRFIELFPKAKRLRDSSSSDRKGQFYLNGVSFISVGEASEAIGEAIGEATALSQSQSEASEAIKGILISLTQITTARLKPLEIREVLQKIASEGDVALIASLASLADTARAVASPTASPLLHFASPTASPKEAQVTDPSQNTFATDSPINAPNAGIAAFNASINGETNIKTGDNHNNFFADPSNHKFKVGSKVANIDPKSESYNWHGTITAIDGDKAKVHWEERAQRKIRGGAVLKHSLSELRLI, encoded by the coding sequence ATGCAGGAATACAACCGTACTACTCAACCACGATTAACTGAAGTTACGAAATCTGAGCCATGCATTCACTGCGGTAAACCGGACTGGTGCTATCGATTAGGTGAATTGACAGTCTGCAAACGCGATGTTGAACCAGCAGACGGATGGCATCGTACTGAGAAGGCAGACCGTGATGGTTCTTACTTCTACGCGCCAAACATACCGCTAAAACCGATTAGAGCAGCGAGTAAACAAGAATTCTTCTATCCGGATCGCGAAGGCAATCAACTGCTGAAGGTGGTTCGCATCGATGACGGCAACGGTAAAAAATCTTTTGCTCAATATCACTGGAATGGCAAGCGCTGGTTAAAGGGATGTCCCCAAGAAATCCGATCGCGTATTCCGATTTACCGATATCAGCAGATCAAAAAAGCGATCGCTGCGGGGCGGACGATATTTTTTGTTGAAGGAGAGGGCGTTGCTGACGCGCTACACAAACTTGGACTTGCTGCAACGACAACTTTAGGTGGTTCAGGTAAATACCGCGCTTACGGGGGCTATTTAGACGACTTAAAGGGTGCAGATATAGTTTTATGCCCTGACCGCGATCAACCAGGCTTAAAGCACATGGAAATGGTCGCTGAGGAATTTCCTGATGCACGATGGTTATACGCGCCGCCAGGCGAGTTCTATTGGCAGAATTTAGTTCCTTCAAGCGGTTTAGATGTTTCAGATTGGATTTCTGACGGCGCAACTAAAGAAGACATTGTTAGTGCTATTAATACTAATAAAATTTCTTTACTCTCACACGCGTCCGCGCGTAAAATAAAAGAAGAAAAAAGTCAATATATTGACTCAAACAACCACCAATTAACGGTTCCAAGCGCTGACGAAGTTTACACACAAAAAGCACTCGATGCGCTTTACAGCGATACAAATTGGATCGCGGTTGATAAGCAGTTGTATCGGTGGACGGGAACGCATTACGAATTAGTCTCGGAAGCTGCGGAGAAGGCGCGGATCTCGCGGTGGTGTAATTCGACTCCAGTACAGAGGAATAGCGACAACTGGTCATACAGTTATGCGAAATCAAGTTACGTCGAGGCAATTTGGAATTGGCTAATCGTCAGTTTTGCGGTTGATCCAGCGTTGGTTAACCCTCCAGGGCTAAACTGCCTCAACGGTGTATTAAAAATCGAATGGCGTTTGAATGTGCCGTCCTGGACGCTCGTACCGCACGATCCGGCGGTGATGTACACCTATGTTGGGCAATTCGAGTTTGACCCGAATGCGGACCCAACTAATTGCGATCGCCTACTTGCTTGCTTGGATCAACCGCAACAGGAAATATTCATCAAAACCTTAGCAGCGAGTCTTGACCTCAAAACCGTGCGTTCGTACCGAGGGCGAAGTATCAAGGCACTTTTGTGCAAAGGTGACGGTAACAACGGTAAGGACAGCCTCAGAGAAGTCGTGCAGCTTCTTTATGGTGTCGGGGTGATTAGTGCTACGGTGGGTGATTTCCAGTCATACGATCAGGGACGCAAATTTACGCTAGCTAAGCTTGAGGGAGCGCGGATCAGTTGGAGTAGTGAAAATTCAAGTGTTAACCAACTCGATAATTTGCAGAGTCTCAAAGCGGCGATCACTGGTGAACCACTTGATTTAGAGCGTAAAGGTGTTGACGAGCGCGTGATGTTGCCGACGGCAGTGTTTTTATTCAACATCAACAACGTGCCTAATTTGCAAGCGTCGTTAGAGGCGATTCAATCGCGTTGGGCAGTTTTATCCTTCACCAAGACTTTCAAGGTTAATGCTGACCCAAATAAAGGGGAAATCGAGGCAGATCCACGTTTCCGGTATGACCCGCAGTTTTTACAACGCGAGGTTGTGCCAGCACTGCTCAACAAGATGCTAGCGGTGTTACCGGAAGTTGCGGCGAAAGCGATTGACTACATCTGCACCGAAGCGGCGTTAGAGGTTATCCAAGAGGAAACGAATCACTTATGGGCGTTCGCTCGACAGACAGGGCTTGATTACCAAGTTGGGGGCAAAGTATACATAAACGACCTATGGCAACGCCTTAGAGATTGGTATATCGCTAATGGCACGTTGGTAGTGACCACTGACGACAAGGGCAAACAAAAGAACGAATGGCATGAGCAACCACGTCGCGGCGATCGCAATATCAAAGCAGCAAATCAGGTGTATCAACGCTTTATTGAGCTATTCCCGAAAGCAAAGCGCCTAAGAGATAGTTCCTCAAGCGACAGAAAAGGTCAGTTTTACCTCAATGGCGTTTCGTTTATTTCAGTTGGTGAAGCAAGTGAAGCAATTGGTGAAGCAATTGGTGAAGCTACAGCCCTCTCCCAGAGCCAAAGTGAAGCAAGTGAAGCAATTAAGGGTATATTGATTTCACTTACGCAAATCACCACTGCTCGGCTGAAACCCTTGGAAATACGTGAAGTGCTACAAAAAATTGCATCTGAAGGTGATGTAGCCTTAATTGCTTCACTTGCTTCACTGGCAGACACAGCAAGGGCTGTAGCTTCACCAACTGCTTCACCATTGCTTCACTTTGCTTCACCAACTGCTTCACCAAAGGAGGCTCAAGTGACAGATCCTTCGCAAAATACATTTGCAACTGATTCACCAATAAATGCCCCTAATGCAGGGATTGCAGCCTTCAATGCCTCGATCAACGGTGAAACAAACATCAAAACTGGCGACAACCACAATAATTTTTTTGCTGATCCAAGTAATCACAAGTTCAAAGTAGGCTCGAAAGTCGCAAATATTGACCCGAAGAGCGAATCCTACAACTGGCACGGCACGATCACCGCGATCGATGGCGATAAAGCAAAAGTTCACTGGGAGGAGCGAGCGCAAAGAAAAATCAGGGGCGGGGCGGTGCTAAAACACTCTTTGAGCGAACTACGGCTGATTTAA